Proteins encoded together in one Rubripirellula reticaptiva window:
- a CDS encoding sulfatase family protein yields MAPDVVTSATRWLRIKIDSETATHMNRQPLQFAIIFASTILTLSATSFAAEERPSKSPNIIVILADDMGPGEPSYAGGLIPTPALDRLANEGMRFTDAHTSSSVCTPTRYGILTGRYNWRSRLKSGVLTAVNSPALMDPNRKSLPKFLKEAGYHTACVGKWHLGVDWIGNDNTDPNDALKKKDFGSWSVEYGQPFKNGPVDIGFDEAFFILSSLDMPPYTYLRNNRVVTAPTVSRGFPHNEYNDYQRVGAAAKNFDPSECLANWAAESRSYIKKRAQDKTQKPFFLYLPLTSPHTPIAPGKRFKGRYKQFSWYADFIAETDWVVAEVLAQLKESEIEDNTLVIFTSDNGFAPYVKIPKMLAAGYRPSGTFRGAKASAYEGGHRVPFLVRWPGKVAADSQCDTTICTTDFFATFAEILGKQDAVPDNAAEDSFSFSRCFEDNQYPARPFTIHHSMNGKFAIRKGDWKLILSIDGGGGWGDLPWETEITTTSQEVQLFNLKNDPGERRNLEVTNPAKVDELVNDLATALHNGRTTPGTKQTNDGWPYCHQPTLKTYPQLKEADVVEPRQ; encoded by the coding sequence ATGGCTCCTGATGTCGTGACGAGCGCGACACGATGGCTTCGTATTAAAATCGACAGCGAAACAGCGACTCATATGAATCGACAACCTCTCCAATTCGCAATCATTTTCGCATCGACGATTCTTACATTGTCCGCGACCAGTTTTGCCGCCGAAGAGCGTCCGAGTAAATCACCGAATATCATTGTGATTCTGGCTGATGACATGGGTCCAGGCGAACCGAGTTATGCCGGTGGGCTGATTCCCACACCAGCCCTGGACCGCTTAGCAAACGAAGGAATGCGTTTCACAGACGCGCACACCAGTTCATCCGTTTGCACACCGACGCGTTATGGCATCCTGACCGGCCGATACAACTGGCGCAGCCGGCTGAAGAGTGGTGTTCTGACGGCGGTCAATTCACCTGCACTGATGGACCCAAATCGCAAGAGCTTGCCAAAGTTTTTAAAGGAAGCTGGCTACCATACCGCCTGCGTCGGCAAGTGGCACCTCGGTGTGGATTGGATCGGCAACGACAACACCGATCCGAACGACGCGTTAAAAAAGAAGGACTTTGGATCTTGGAGTGTCGAATATGGCCAGCCATTCAAAAACGGCCCAGTCGACATTGGGTTTGACGAAGCATTCTTTATCCTCTCGTCGCTGGACATGCCTCCCTACACCTACCTGCGAAACAATCGCGTGGTCACCGCGCCGACGGTCAGCCGAGGATTCCCGCACAACGAATACAACGACTACCAACGCGTTGGCGCCGCAGCGAAGAACTTTGATCCCAGCGAGTGCCTTGCGAACTGGGCGGCAGAATCGCGGTCCTACATCAAGAAACGTGCGCAGGACAAAACGCAGAAGCCCTTCTTCCTTTACCTTCCGCTCACATCACCGCACACTCCTATCGCACCGGGCAAGCGGTTCAAAGGACGATACAAACAATTCAGTTGGTATGCCGATTTCATTGCCGAAACCGATTGGGTGGTCGCCGAAGTGCTCGCACAACTGAAGGAGTCAGAGATCGAAGACAACACGTTGGTGATTTTCACATCGGATAATGGCTTCGCTCCCTACGTAAAAATCCCCAAAATGCTCGCCGCCGGTTACCGACCTTCGGGTACCTTCCGGGGCGCAAAAGCATCGGCCTACGAAGGCGGACATCGTGTTCCGTTTCTAGTGCGTTGGCCAGGCAAGGTAGCTGCGGACAGTCAGTGCGACACGACCATTTGCACCACCGACTTCTTTGCGACCTTTGCCGAAATCCTCGGTAAACAGGACGCCGTTCCGGATAATGCCGCCGAAGATTCGTTTTCGTTTAGTCGATGTTTCGAAGACAACCAATACCCGGCGCGTCCGTTCACGATTCATCATTCGATGAACGGAAAGTTTGCCATCCGCAAGGGAGACTGGAAATTGATCCTATCGATCGACGGCGGAGGTGGCTGGGGAGACCTGCCCTGGGAAACCGAGATCACGACAACGTCGCAAGAAGTGCAACTGTTCAACTTAAAGAACGATCCCGGCGAAAGGAGGAACCTCGAAGTCACCAACCCCGCAAAAGTGGACGAATTAGTCAACGACCTTGCGACGGCTCTTCACAATGGGCGCACGACACCCGGAACGAAGCAAACAAACGACGGCTGGCCCTATTGCCACCAACCAACTCTGAAAACCTATCCTCAGCTCAAAGAAGCGGACGTTGTCGAACCTCGGCAGTGA
- a CDS encoding ornithine cyclodeaminase family protein has protein sequence MRHQNPQDDPQGKAMALHEIKCRFFSQEDLLGAGCLDINMAIEAAENAMLAYASGDVLFPEKIVQIFNDETQERINCLPATFKNEKVCGVKWVSVFPPNPVKYGMQNLSAVIILSEIEHGFPIAFMEGTLCSNIRVGTMGAIAAKHLAKKDSESIGFIGAGEQAKMHLIAMKTVLPGLRLCRIAAKDPAEEIQFVKEMSTILPTLKFESTNSDLERATSDADVIVTATSAQAPLLKAAWMKPGAFYSHIGGWEDEYAVAAACEKIVCDDWDTVKHRTQTLSRMYKDGELTDADIHCNLIDLINGKKEGRVNDQERTYFNAVGLAYVDVGIAMAMHNRAMEAGMGQDLQVQHDMIFEHARLKDWVRV, from the coding sequence ATGCGTCACCAAAATCCGCAGGACGACCCGCAGGGTAAGGCGATGGCACTACACGAAATCAAATGTCGATTTTTTTCTCAAGAAGACCTTCTGGGTGCTGGTTGTCTTGACATCAACATGGCGATCGAAGCGGCAGAAAACGCCATGCTCGCCTATGCATCGGGCGACGTGCTGTTTCCTGAAAAGATTGTCCAAATCTTCAACGATGAAACGCAAGAACGAATCAATTGTCTTCCCGCGACGTTCAAAAACGAGAAAGTATGCGGCGTCAAATGGGTCTCGGTCTTCCCGCCGAACCCCGTTAAGTATGGCATGCAGAACCTGTCTGCCGTGATCATTCTGTCAGAGATTGAGCACGGATTTCCGATTGCGTTTATGGAGGGCACGCTGTGTTCGAACATACGCGTGGGCACAATGGGGGCTATCGCGGCAAAGCACTTAGCCAAGAAGGACTCGGAATCCATTGGCTTTATCGGTGCGGGTGAGCAAGCCAAGATGCACCTGATCGCAATGAAGACTGTACTTCCTGGACTTCGACTTTGCAGAATCGCGGCAAAAGATCCGGCGGAAGAAATTCAGTTCGTCAAAGAGATGTCAACGATTCTTCCAACTTTGAAGTTCGAGTCGACAAACTCGGATCTCGAGCGTGCCACCAGTGATGCGGATGTGATCGTGACCGCCACAAGTGCCCAAGCACCACTTTTAAAAGCAGCGTGGATGAAACCTGGCGCGTTTTACAGCCACATCGGTGGTTGGGAGGATGAATACGCGGTGGCAGCGGCGTGCGAGAAAATCGTTTGCGATGACTGGGACACCGTGAAGCACCGCACTCAGACCTTGAGCCGAATGTACAAGGATGGTGAACTGACAGACGCCGACATCCATTGCAATTTGATCGACTTGATCAACGGCAAAAAGGAAGGACGAGTGAACGACCAAGAACGGACCTATTTCAATGCGGTCGGCCTTGCCTATGTCGATGTCGGAATTGCAATGGCGATGCACAACCGTGCGATGGAAGCCGGCATGGGCCAAGATTTGCAAGTCCAACACGACATGATTTTCGAACACGCTCGTCTGAAAGACTGGGTTCGTGTCTAA
- a CDS encoding sulfatase-like hydrolase/transferase encodes MRFMIPLLVALSIAFGHCRADDRPNIVLIMADDMGYADAGFTGATDIQTPNLDALAASGVTFTNGYVTHPYCGPSRAGLLSGRYQHRFGFETNPAYDPSNPYMGIDPNETLFPKRLQQAGYRTGVIGKWHLGAAAPFHPNNRGFDYFYGFLGGGHDYFKIDLREPVKEGYTQALERNGKPAIFDGYLTTALSNDAVNFIQSSNEEPFFLYLAFNAPHSPLQAPADAIAKYSHIKDEKRRRYAAMVDTMDAGIGMVINALDTQGIRDNTLVFFLSDNGGPQSSKQQPTKGNGSSNSPFRGGKGNLYDGGIHVPFIASWPAQIEQGGVYDRPVISLDIAATAVALASSKSSPAKGMEGVNLIPLLQQSNENSPHDFLYWREGGTRWSILNSDRTKHVLDSAAGKPELFHLPSDVSEQVNRVNDEQSLAKELHAKWLAWNQSNVASRLDSYKKYHQKRDQFFLDSIPKDATDEGYSPTPIPTFK; translated from the coding sequence ATGAGATTCATGATTCCACTGCTCGTCGCTTTATCGATTGCCTTCGGCCATTGTCGCGCCGACGATCGTCCAAATATCGTTCTGATCATGGCTGATGACATGGGATACGCCGACGCCGGGTTCACCGGCGCCACGGACATCCAGACGCCCAATCTGGACGCGTTAGCTGCGTCAGGCGTGACTTTCACCAATGGTTACGTGACTCACCCGTACTGTGGACCGAGTCGAGCAGGATTGTTATCCGGGCGCTATCAACACCGATTTGGCTTCGAAACCAACCCTGCTTACGATCCATCCAACCCTTACATGGGCATCGATCCGAACGAGACCTTATTCCCCAAGCGACTTCAGCAGGCCGGGTATCGAACTGGCGTGATTGGCAAATGGCATCTCGGTGCGGCTGCTCCCTTTCACCCCAACAATCGCGGCTTTGACTACTTTTATGGTTTCCTCGGCGGTGGCCATGATTACTTCAAAATCGATCTTCGCGAGCCAGTCAAGGAAGGTTACACGCAGGCGCTCGAACGCAATGGAAAGCCGGCTATTTTCGACGGATACTTGACCACAGCACTCAGCAACGATGCCGTCAACTTTATCCAGTCCAGCAACGAAGAGCCGTTCTTTCTATATCTGGCCTTCAACGCGCCCCATTCTCCGCTGCAAGCACCTGCGGATGCAATCGCCAAGTACTCCCACATCAAAGACGAGAAGCGTCGCCGCTATGCCGCGATGGTCGACACGATGGACGCGGGAATCGGAATGGTCATCAATGCACTCGATACACAAGGGATTCGCGACAACACACTGGTCTTCTTTCTAAGCGACAACGGAGGCCCCCAGTCGAGCAAGCAACAGCCAACCAAAGGCAACGGTTCATCCAACTCGCCGTTTCGTGGTGGAAAGGGCAATCTCTATGATGGCGGGATCCACGTTCCCTTCATCGCATCATGGCCAGCACAAATCGAACAAGGCGGCGTCTATGATCGTCCCGTAATCTCACTCGATATCGCCGCAACCGCCGTCGCCCTTGCCAGCTCAAAAAGCAGTCCCGCCAAAGGCATGGAGGGCGTCAACTTGATCCCACTGCTGCAGCAATCGAACGAAAACTCACCGCACGATTTTCTGTATTGGCGAGAAGGAGGAACGCGTTGGTCAATCTTGAATTCCGACCGAACCAAGCATGTCCTGGACAGCGCAGCCGGTAAACCTGAACTGTTTCATTTACCGTCCGACGTCTCGGAACAGGTTAACCGCGTCAACGACGAGCAATCTTTGGCAAAGGAACTTCATGCTAAATGGCTGGCATGGAACCAATCCAACGTGGCCAGCCGATTGGACAGCTATAAGAAATACCACCAGAAACGCGACCAGTTCTTTCTGGATTCAATCCCGAAAGACGCGACCGACGAAGGTTACTCGCCAACGCCAATTCCAACGTTCAAGTAA